A stretch of the Kushneria konosiri genome encodes the following:
- a CDS encoding cell division protein ZapB, translating to MSNELFEQLEQRVNSAVDTIEMQRMELEELRQENERLKNERQQWESRLGGLLERFRELDANTAPETTATSETPATSPSW from the coding sequence ATGAGCAATGAACTTTTCGAGCAGCTTGAACAGCGCGTCAACAGTGCCGTTGACACCATCGAGATGCAGCGCATGGAGCTTGAAGAACTGCGCCAGGAAAACGAGCGTCTGAAAAACGAACGCCAGCAGTGGGAAAGCCGTCTGGGTGGTCTTCTGGAGCGTTTCCGCGAGCTCGACGCCAATACGGCGCCCGAGACCACGGCCACCTCTGAAACACCGGCGACCAGCCCCTCCTGGTAA